Below is a genomic region from Actinomadura sp. NAK00032.
CGCGCCGCGCCTTCGGCATCGTCGTCGAGGACCTCACCAACCCCTACGCCTCCGATGTCGCGCGCGGCGCCGAGGCCGCCCTCAACGAGGCGGGCCACGACGCCCTCTGGCTGTCCAGCGACCACTCGTCCGCCAAGGAGCGCCGCTCGCTGCAACTCCTGGAGGAGCAGCAGGCCGCCGGGGTCCTGATCATCCCGGTCGGGCGGCCCCCCGGCGACATCTCCCGGCTGCGCGCCGCCGGCATGAGCGTGGTGGTGATCGACCGCGACTCGGCCGACGCGTGCTCGGCGCGCGTCGACCACTTCGCGGGCGGCGAGATCGCCGCCGCGCGGCTGCTCGGCATCGGCCGCGAGCGCATCGTGTTCGTGACCGGCGTCCCGGAACCGCAGCCCTGCGTGGACCGCCGCGACGGCGCCGCCCGGACGCTCGTCGAGGCGGGTCTCGGCGAACCCGCCACGCTCGTCCAGGACGCCCTGAGCCCCACCGAGGGTCAGGCCGCCGCGCACGAGGTCCTGGCCATGTCCCCGCGGCCGGACGGCGTGTTCTGCGCCAACGACCTGCTGGCCATCGGCCTGATCAACGAGCTGACCCGGCTCGGCGTCCGCGTCCCGGACGACATCGCCGTCATCGGCTACGACGACATCGAGCTGGCCGCGAGCGCCGCCGTCCCGCTGACCACGATCCGGCAGCCGCGCCGCGAGCTCGGCTGGGAGGCCGCCGAACTGGCGCTGGCGGAGATCGGCGAAGGCAAGTCGCACCAGCACCGCCAGGTCGTCCAGCGTCCCGAACTGGTGATCCGCGAAAGCGCTTAACCGCTCCCGCACGACACGGACACGGGCCCGGGCAATGAGGCCCTGGGAGACCCGCCCCCCGCCCCCGCCCCCAAGAATCGACATCGAGGCGATTCGTCCGCCGACGAACTCGGCAAGCGCGACGGACTCGACAGAGCGACGGACTCGCCGGCCCGATGGAACCGCCACTCAGCATGGGGCAGAGCACGCGAAAGCGATCAACCGTGAACGAGCCCGGCGCGCGGGGCGCCTCGGGCCGCTATTGACATGCCGTCTGATTTCCGGGTGACTGGTGGGATGGAGGACAGGACAGCCCAGGTCGTGGAGGCCGAGGCCGCGGCGGTGCTCGGCTTCGACCCGGCGGATCCGGCGTTCCGGGCCGACCCTTACGCGCACTACCGGCGCCTCGCGTCCGGCGGGCGCCGCCTGCACCGCACCGAGGTCGGCCTTCGCGTGACCGCCTCCTACGACCTGTGCGAGCAGGTCCTGCGCGATCCGCGGTTCGGGCATCGGCCGGAGGGCGGCGGGCTGTGGCGCGAGTCGCGGGTCCGGAACCGGTCGTTCCTCACCCTGGACCCGCCCGACCACACCCGGCTCCGGCGGCTGGTGAGCAAGGCGTTCACCCCGCGGCTCGTCGAGCGGCTGCGGCCGCGGGTCGAGGCGCTGGTCGACGAGCTGCTGGACGGCGTGTCCGGCGACGTCGACCTGATCGCGACGCTCGCGTACCCGCTCCCCGTCATCGTGATCAGCGAGATGCTCGGCGTGCCCGCGCGGGACCGCGACCTGTTCAAGGGCTGGTCCGACAGCCTCGCCCGCGGCCTCGACCCCGACTTCCTGCTGCCGGAGGACGAGATCGCCCAGCGCGACACGGCCCGCGAGGAGTTCGCCGCGTACTTCCGGGAACTCGCCGCCGAGCGGCGCACTCGCCCGCAGGACGACCTCCTGAGCGCCCTTGTGAGCGTCTCCGACGGCGGAGACGTCCTTTCAGAGGAGGAACTCCTTGCCACGTGCGTACTGCTGCTCGTAGCGGGCCATGAGACGACCGTGAACCTCATAGGGAACGGCGCCCTGGCGCTGCTGCGCGATCCCGCGCAGCTGGAGTTGTTCAGGGCACGTCCTGAGAACGTCCAAGCGGCCGTGGAGGAACTCCTCCGTTACGACCCGCCCGTCCAGCTCACGCTTAGGGCAGCCCTAGAGGACGTCGAGCTGGACGGCTCACCCGTCGAACGCGGAAGGCTCGTCCTGCTGCTGACCGGTGCCGCCAACCGCGACCCGGCCGTTTTCGACGATCCCGACCGTCTCGACCTCACCCGCTACACCGAAGGACGGGACGCGCCACGTCACCTGTCGTTCGGGCATGGCATCCACTTCTGCCTGGGCGCGCCCCTGGCCCGGCTGGAGGGCCAGGTCGCGCTGAAGAAGCTCTTCGAGCGCGACGTGGCCCTCACCGGAGCCGACGGCCACACAGGCAGCGGCCATGCGGGCGACGGCCTCGTCTACCGGGACAACCTCGTCCTGCGAGGCCTGCGCGACCTGCCGGTCACTATTCGGGCTTGACCAGCGGGAACAGGATCGTGTCCCGGATCCCCTTGCCGGTGAACGCCATGATCATCCGGTCGATGCCGGCGCCCATCCCGCCCGTGGGCGGCATCGCGTACTCCAGGGCGCGCAGGAAGTCCTCGTCCAGCTGCATGGCCTCCGGGTCGCCGCCCGCGGCGAGCAGCGACTGCTCGGTCAGCCGGCGGCGCTGCTCGACCGGGTCGACCAGCTCGGAGTAGGCGGTGCCGAGCTCCGTCCCGAAGCCGATGAGGTCCCACTTCTCGGTGAGCAGCGGCTCCTGGCGGTGCTGGCGGGTCAGCGGGGACGTCTCGACCGGGTAGTCCATGACGAACGTGGGCTGGACGAGCGTGTGCTCGATCAGCTCCTCGAAGACCTCCTGGACGAGCTTGCCCTGCCCCCACTTGGGGTCCCACGTGATGCCGCGGGCGTCGGCGAGCTTGCGGACGTCCTCGATCGGCGTGTGCGGCGTGATCTCCTCGCCGAGCGCCTCGGACACCGACCCGTACAGCGTGATGCGCGGCCACTCGGGCAGCCCCAGGTCGATCTCCACCCCGTCATGGACGACCACCGTGGTGCCCAGGGCCGCGACGACGGCCTTCTGGTACATCCGCTGGGTCAGGTCGGCCATGTCGTTGTAGTCGAGGTACGTGCCGTAGGCCTCCAGCATCGTGAACTCGGGGTTGTGCGTGGAGTCCGCGCCCTCGTTCCGGAAGTTCCGGTTGATCTCGAAGACCTTCTCGATGCCGCCGACGACGAGCCGCTTCAGGTACAGCTCGATCGCGATGCGCAGGTAGAGGTCCATGTCGTAGGCGTTGATGTGCGTCTTGAACGGACGTGCCGCCGCGCCGCCGTGGATCGGCTGCAGCATGGGCGTCTCGACCTCGAGGTAGCCCTCCTCGTGCCAGAAGTCGCGCACCGCGCGCACGGTCGCGCTGCGGATCCGCGCCATCTGCCGGGCCTCGTCGTTGACGATGAGGTCGACGTAGCGCTGCCGGACCCGCGCCTCGGGGTCGGTCAGCCCAGCGTGCTTCTCTGGCAGGGGGCGCAGGCACTTCGACGTGATCGCGAACCGGTCGGCCATGACCGACAGCTCGCCGCGGCGGGACGTGATGACCTCGCCCTCGACGCCGATGTGGTCGCCGAGGTCGACCTCGCGCTTCCAGAAGTCGAGCTGCTCCTGACCGACGTTGGCCAGCGACAGCATGACCTGGAGGTCGCCGCCGCCGTCCCGGATGGTGGCGAAGCACAGCTTGCCGGTGTTGCGGACGAGCATGACGCGACCGGTGACGCCGACCTTCTCGCCCGTCTCGGTGCCCGGCTCCAGGTCCGGGTGTTTCGCCCGGATCTCGGCGATGGTCGCCGTGCGGGGGAAGGTCACCGGGTAGGGGTCGATCCCGCTCTCGCGGAGCCGGTCGAGCTTCTCCCGGCGCACGCGCATCTGCTCCGGGAGCTCGTCGAAGGTCTCGTCACTCACGTCCCAAGGCTATCCAGCCCGCCCGATGCGCCGCGAACGACTTCGTCCCCTACGGGGTGTTGCGCTCGTAGATGAGGCGGAGCCCGATGAGCGTCAGCCACGGCTCGAAGACGTCGATGCTGCGGGACTCCTCCAGCACGAGCGGCGCGAGCCCGCCGGTGGCGATCACGGTCACCTCCTCGGGGTCTTCGGCCAGCTCGTCCGACATGCGCTCGACGATGCCGTCCACCTGGCCGGCGAAGCCGAAGATTATCCCCGACTGCAGCGCCTCGACCGTGTTCTTCGCGATCACGTTGCGCGGCCGGACCAGCTCGATCTTGTGCAGCTGCGCACCGCGCGACGACAGCGCGTCTATCGAGATCTCGATGCCCGGGGCGATCGCGCCGCCGACGTACTCGCCCTTGGCGGACACGGCGTCGAACGTGGTCGCGGTGCCGAAGTCGACCACGATCGCGGGCCCGCCGTGCGTGTGGACGGCGGCCAGCGCGTTCACGATGCGGTCGGCGCCGACCTCCTTGGGGTTGTCCATGCGGACCGGGACGCCCGTCTTGACGCCCGGCTCCACGATCACCGCGGACACGTCGCCGTAGTAGCGGCGGCACATCTCCCGCATCTCGTGCAGGACGGACGGGACCGTGGAGCACAGCGCGATGCCGCTGATGTCGGTCTCCGCCAGCAGGGGGCTCTGCTGGACGAGGCCCTGCAGGACCACCGCGATCTCGTCGGCGGTGCGCCGCGGATCGGTGTTGATCCTCCAGTGCTCGATCACCTCGTCGCCCTCGAACAGGCCGAGGACGGTCTGGGTGTTACCGACGTCGATGGTGAGCAGCATCAGGTCCCCGCTGGTCAGGAAAAGTCAAGGCCGATGTCGAACACGCGCGCCGAGTGCGTCAGCGCGCCGACGGCAAGGTAGTCCACCCCGGTAACGGCGACGTCTCGGGCCCGCTCCAGGGTAAGGCCACCGCTGGCCTCAAGCTCCGCCCGCCCCGCCACAAGGCGCACCGCCTCGGCCATCTCAGCGTCGGTCATGTTATCGAGCAGGATGCTCGTCGCGCCCACCTCCAGCGCCTCCCGCACCTGCGCGAGGGTGTCGCACTCCACCTGGATGTGCAGGGACGGGTACACGGCACGGATCGCCTCGAAGGCCTTCGTGACGCTTCCGGCGGCCGCGATGTGGTTGTCCTTGATAAGCGCTGCGTCGTGCAAGCCCATCCTGTGGTTGACCCCGCCGCCGCAGTGCACGGCGTACTTCTGCAGTGCACGCAACCCCGGAAGGGTCTTACGGGTGTCGCGTACACGGGCCTTGGTGCCGTCCATGGCGTCCGCCCACCGCCGCGTCGCCGTCGCGATGCCGGACAGGTGCGTGAGCAGGTTCAGGGCCGTCCGCTCGGCCCTCAGCACCGCCCTGGTCTGCCCGCTGACCGAGATGAGGACCTGCCCCGGCACCACGCGGTCCCCGTCCTCGGCCTTCGCCTCGTAGGCGACGTCCAGCGCCTCGAAGACCGCGCAGGCCACCGGGACGCCGGCGACGACGCCGCTCTCCCGCGCCCTGAGGTCCCCTGCCGCGGTCTCGTCCGGCGCGAAGATCGGCATGCTGGTGACGTCGACCTCGCCGTCCTCGGCCAGCGCCGTCCGGACGAGGTTTTCCACAACCTGTGGATCGAGCCCGGCGGCGCTGAGGCGCTGCGAGAGTTCAGGTGTCATGAACGCTTTCCTTCCAGAGGTTCGTAGGTCGTCGTCAGGGCGTTCCCCGTCAGCCGCGTCACCAGATGCCCGCGCCACGCGCCGTCCGCCCGCTCGGGGAAGTCCTCCCGCCAGTGGCTCCCACGCGTCTCCTCCCGCCGCCGCGCCGCCAGCGCGATCGCCGACGCGACGGTGTACAGGTTGGTGACCTCCCATGCCGCCACCCCGGGCTCGGCGTCCCCGCCCGTGAGCCCGTCCAATTCCCGCACCGCCCGCTCCAACCCCGCGGCCCCGCGCAGCACTCCGACATGGGAGGTCATGATCCGCTGAATCTCCCCCCGAACCCCGGCCCCCACCAACCACCCGTCCCCCGAAGCCCCGCCGGCCTCAACGGGCTCAGCGCCCGCGGAGCCAGCAGCCATTGAGGCACCAGCGGACTCGGCCTCCGTGAACGCGGCACCCGCAGCCAAGGCGGGCTCGGTCGTTTCAGCCAGATCACTCCCAGACACACCGTCCACAGACGCCGCAACCGTGGCCCCAGGGGCCGCAGACACGGCGACCGCGGATTCGGCGGGGGCGGATTCGGCGGCCACATACCCGGCGGCCGCAACCGCAGACACGTCGGCCGTGGGTGCGGGTTCGGCGGGGGCGAGTGCGGCGGCGAGGTCGGTGTGCAGGGCGGTGGCTATTCGGGCGGCGAAGACGAGGCCTTCCAGGAGGGAATTGGAGGCCAGGCGGTTGGCGCCGTGGACGCCGGTGCAGGCGACCTCGCCGCAGGCGTAGAGGCCGGGGACGGTGGTGCGGCCGTGCAGGTCGGTGCGGACGCCGCCGCTGGCGTGGTGCGCGGCGGGGACGACGGGGATCGGCTCGGCGACGGGGTCGATGCCGTGGTGCCGGCACGCGGCCAGAATGGTCGGGAATCGCGACTCCCACATCGCGGCGCCGAAGTGGCGGGCGTCCAGGAACATGCAGGGCGCGCCGGTCTCGTGCATCCGGTTCATGATCCCCTTGGCGACGACGTCGCGCGGGGCGAGTTCGGCGAGTTCGTGCCGTCCGACCATGAAGCGTTCGCCGGCGTGGTCGACGAGGTGGGCGCCCTCGCCGCGGACGGCCTCGGAGATCAGCGGCTGCTGCCCGGTCGCGCCGCCGCCGAGCCACAGCACGGTCGGGTGGAACTGGACGAACTCCAGGTCGGCGACCTCGGCGCCGGCGCGCAGAGCCAGCGCGACACCGTCGCCGGTCGAGACCTCGGGGTTGGTGGTGGCGGAGAACACCTGGCCGAGCCCGCCGGTGGCGAGCACGACGGCGCGGGCACGGACGGCGCCGACGCCGTTAGGCTGGCCCTCGCCCATCACGTGGAGGGTGATCCCGGCGGCGCGTCCGGCGGCGTCCTTCAGCAGGTCAAGGACGAGCGCGTGCTCGATGACCTCGACGCCGGAGTCCTTGAGCTCGGCGAGGAGGGCGCGGCTGATCTCGGCGCCGGTCGCGTCGCCGCCCGCGTGCGCGATGCGGCGCCGGTGGTGGCCGCCCTCGCGGGTCAGCGCGATGCCGCCGCCGGCGGCCTCGTCGAAGACGGCGCCGAGGTCGATGAGCCCGCGGACGGCGTCCGGTCCCTCGGTGACGAGCGCCCGGACGGCGTCCTCGTCGCACAGCCCGACTCCGGCGGTCAGGGTGTCGGCGAGGTGGTCCTCCGGGCTGTCGTCGGGGGCGAGCGCGGCGGCGATCCCGCCCTGCGCCCAGCGGGTCGACCCGGCGTCCAGGAGGGCCTTGGTGACGAGCAGCACCCGCCCGTGCGGGCGGCAGCGCAGTGCGGTGACCAGGCCGGCGATGCCGGAGCCGACGACGACGACGTCGGCCTCGGCGGTCCAGCCGGGCGCGGGGGCGTGGAGAACGGAAGGGATCATGAGCCCTCCTCCGTGATCGGTTCTCGTCATTATGACCCTAACCCCGGAGAACCCGAACGCCCGCCCCCCACATTCCCGCCAAAACCCCCCTGCAGCCCGCACCCCCCCTCACACCCAGCCACCCGCGCACGACAGCCCAGCCCCGCACAACGGCCCGGCCCGCATAACAGACCGGCCGGTCCCGCATGCCAACTCGGCCCCACACCACAGATCAGCCCTGCACCACAGGCCAGCCCTGCACCACAGGTCGGCCCTGCACCACTGGTCGGCCGCGCACGGCAGGTTGACCCCGCTCCACGGGTCGGCCCGCACCGCAGATCGGCCCCGCACGGCCAGTCAGCCCGGCACGACCGTTCGGCCCCCATGGCAGGCCAGCCCCACACCGCAGGCCAGCCCCACACCGCAGGTCGGCCTTGCACCACAAGTCGGGCTCCGCGCGGGCGGTCGGCTCCGCATGGCCGGTCGGCTCCGCGCTACAGGGGCGGGGTCGGGCCTGGGCGGCAGGGCGGCCCGCATGGCGCGGCGGCCCGCATGGCAGGGCGGCTGTGTGTGGTGGGGGGCTGGGTTCGGCCTCGGGGTTAGCCGTGGACTAGGTCGCCTCGGGTTGTTCTGGTGCCGGGGACGGGCTCGGCGGGGTCGGTGCCCAGGGAGATGATCTTGTTGGAGCGGTCGACGTGGACGACGGTGGGGACGAACTCGCGGGCCTCGGCGTCGGTGAGCTGGGCGTAGCTGATGATGATCACCAGGTCGCCGGGCTGCACGAGGCGGGCCGCGGCGCCGTTGATGCCGATGACGCCGGAGCCGCGCTCGCCCGCGATCAGGTAGGTCTCCAGCCGGGCGCCGTTGTCGATGTCCACGATCGAGACCTGCTCGCCGGGGAGCAGGTCCGCGGCGTCCATCAGGTCCTGGTCGATGGTGAGCGAGCCGACGTAGTGCAGGTCCGCCTGCGTCACCGTGGCGCGGTGGATCTTGGACTTGAACATCGTCCGGATCATCAGTGCTCCTTGCCGAGCTGGAGGTGAACGTTGTCGATGAGATGGGTGGCGCCGACGCGGCCGGCGACGGCGAGGACGGCGGGTCCGCCGCCGGGGGCGGGGGCGAAGGTCGCCGGGTCGACGAGGACGAGGTAGTCGAGCGCGAGGGGCGGGTCGGCGGCCGCGGCCTTGTCGAGGACGGCGCCGGCCGCGCCGAGGACCGCGCCCGGCCCGTCGGCGGCGGCGTCCGCGCCGGCCCGGAGGGCGCGCGACAGGGCGAGGGCGGTCGCGCGCTCGGGTTCCGAGAGGTAGCGGTTGCGGCTGGAGAGGGCCAGCCCGTCGGGTTCGCGGACGGTCGGCCCGCCGACGATCCGCACGGGCACGTTCAGGTCCGCGACCATGCGGCGGATCATCGCGAGCTGCTGCGCGTCCTTCTCCCCGAAGACCGCCGCGTCGGGCCGGACGAGGTTGAGCAGCTTGAGCACGACGGTCAGCATCCCGTCGAAGTGGCCGGGCCGCGCCGCGCCCTCGACGACCTCGCCCATCGGCCCCGACTTGACCGTGACCTGCGGATCGTCCGGGTACATGACGTCGCGGGTCGGCGCGAAGATCAGGTCGACGCCCTCGGCGGCGCACGCCTGGACGTCGGCCTCGAACGTCCTCGGGTACCGGTCGAAGTCCTCGCCGGGCCCGAACTGGAGCGGATTGACGAAGATGCTGACGGCGACCCTGTCGGCATGGCGGCGGGCCTCGCGCATCAGGGACAGGTGCCCCTCGTGCAGCGCGCCCATGGTCGGAACGAACGCGAGTGTGCCTTCGATACGCGCGCGCGCCGCGACCAACTCCTCACGCGTCCGCGCGATGACGGGTTTCAAGCGGCCTCCTGAGGTGGGGGCGGAGGGACGGGGGGGCGGCCGGGGTCAATCGGCCAGGGCTTCCAGGAGGCGTTCGGCGTCTTCGGGCTTGAGCAGCCCGGCGCCCAGCGCGCGGTCGGCGGTGAGGCGGGCCAGGGCGATGTAGGCGCGGCGGCTCTCCGGCGACACCTTGCCCAGTTCGGCGATGTGGTCGGAGACCGTGCCGGCGTCGCCGCGCGCGACGGGGCCGGTGAGGCCGTCGATGCCGAGCCGCAGGCCGTTGTCGAGGGCGGCGCCGAGGAGCGGGCCGAGCATCCGGCCGGGTTCGGCCACACCCGCCCGCGACAGCAGGTCCATCGACTCGACGACCAGGGTGACCAGGTGGTTCGCGCCGCCGGCGAGCGCCGCGTGGTAGAGCGGCCGGGCGTCCTCGGTGATCCACACCGGTTCGCCGCCCATCTCCAGGACGAGCGCCTCGGCGACGGGCCGCAGCGGCTCGGGCGAGGTGACGCCGAACGAGATGCCGGTGAGCCGGTTGACGTCGTCGGCGCGTCCGGTGAAGGTCATCGCCGGGTGCAGGGCCAGGGGGAGCGCGCCGGCGCGGGTGAGCGGGTCGAGGACGGCCGTCCCGTACCGGCCGCTGGTGTGCATGACCAGCTTCCCGGTGACGGCGACGCCCGCCGCGACCAGGCCGACCGCGAGTTCGGGCAGCTCGTCGTCCGGGACGGTCAGCAGCACCAGGTCGGCGGCCGCCACCACGTCCTGCGGCGGGGCGACGTCCGCGCCGGGCAGGCGCTCCTCGACGCGGGACCGCGACCGGTCGGACACGGCGGCCGCGGCGACCACGCGGTGGCCCGCGCGCGACAGCGCGGCGCCGAGCGCCGTGCCGACGCGGCCGGCGCCGACGACGCCGACCGCGAGCCGCGCGGGCCTGTCCTCCGGGGCCTCCGTCCCCGCGCGGGGGGCGTTTCCGGGCGCGCCGGAGGAGGGCGTGACGTTGGGGTCCATCGGTTTCGTTCCAGTCCTCACGTGTAGGTACCGGACGGGCGCGAACCAGAGTACCCATGGGACCCGGTCACATGGTCCGGTGGGTGACGAGCGCCACCCCGCCCTCCCATTCAGTCATGCGCGAGGGACTCGACGATGGACGTCTTCGCGGCGCGCCGCGCGGGCATGACGGCGGCGAGCGTCCCGGCCGCGCCGGCCAGAAGGACGAACCCGGCGATCTGGAGATAGGGCAGGGCGAACACAGCCCCGTCGGACATCGCACTGGTCGCGGCCAGGCCGAACACGATGCCGAGCGCCACCCCGGTCACCGCGCCGATCACCGCCATGACGACCGCCTCGATGGACAGCATCCGGCGGAGCTGGCGCTTGGTGAGGCCGAGGGCGCGCAGCAGCGCCGATTCGCGGGTCCGCTCCACGACGGAGAGGGTCAGCGTGTTGGCGATGCCGAACAGCGCGATGACGATCGCGAGGCCGAGCAGCCCGCCGAAGACCATCAGCACCATGTCGATCGCGTCCTCCAGCTGCTGCTGGAACTCGGCGCTGGACTCGACCTTCGCCGCCGGGTACGGCTGCGCCGCCTGGTCGACGGCCTTGCGCACCCGCTCACCGGGGACGGCCTCGTCGCTCTTGACGAAGATCTCGGACGGGTCCACGGCGCCGAAGTACCGGGCGAAATCGGCCTCGGGCAGGACGATCCCGCTGAACTGCCCGCCGATCTCGTACACGCCGCTGATCTTGACGGGGACGGTCCCGCTCCGCGTCTTGACCTGCAGCGTTCGGCCGACCGTCCACCCGGAGTCGGTCACGGCGCTCTCGTCGACGAACGCGGTGCCCGGCTTGAGGTCGGAGAGCGCGCCGGTCTTCATCTCCGGCTTCGCGATGTCGCCCCACGCGGACGCGCTGACCGTCGTGGTGGACGCGTCCTCGCCGTCGACCTTGGTCTCCTTGTCACGGAGTTCGACGACCTTCTCGACCTCCGGCCGGTTGCGCAGGTCGTCGCCAAGCGCGCGCGGGAGGGGCTCACCGTTCTGGGTGGCGATCCTGAACTGGACGGGGAACTGCTCGTCCAGCTCGTGGCTCGCGGTCGCCTTGCTGCTCGCGCCAATGACCGCGAACAGGCTCATCAGCCCGACGCCGACGGTCAGCGCGATCGTGGTGGTGGCGGTGCGGCGCGGGGCACGCTGCGCGTTCGCGACCGCCAGCCGCCCCGGGACGCCGCCGAGCCGCGCCGGGACCGCGCCCGCGAGCCGGCCCAGCGGGCGGACGAGCGCCGGCATCGCCGCGACGACCGCGAGGAAGAAGACGCAGCCGGAGAAGGCCACCGCGAACATCGCGGCCTCGCCCTTGTCCATCACCAGGGCCGCGAACACGCCGATGGCGAGGCCCGCGGCGCCGAGGAGGGCGGCGGCGACGGTGCGCCACACGCCGAGCCGGAACCGGCCGCCGCCCGGCTCGGCGTCCGCGCGCAGCGCCGCG
It encodes:
- a CDS encoding LacI family DNA-binding transcriptional regulator → MPQTSIREVARRAGVSVGTVSNVLNRPDLVAEATRDRVRAAIEELGFVRNESARRLRRRPERTAGEFGDQPRRAFGIVVEDLTNPYASDVARGAEAALNEAGHDALWLSSDHSSAKERRSLQLLEEQQAAGVLIIPVGRPPGDISRLRAAGMSVVVIDRDSADACSARVDHFAGGEIAAARLLGIGRERIVFVTGVPEPQPCVDRRDGAARTLVEAGLGEPATLVQDALSPTEGQAAAHEVLAMSPRPDGVFCANDLLAIGLINELTRLGVRVPDDIAVIGYDDIELAASAAVPLTTIRQPRRELGWEAAELALAEIGEGKSHQHRQVVQRPELVIRESA
- a CDS encoding cytochrome P450, which codes for MEDRTAQVVEAEAAAVLGFDPADPAFRADPYAHYRRLASGGRRLHRTEVGLRVTASYDLCEQVLRDPRFGHRPEGGGLWRESRVRNRSFLTLDPPDHTRLRRLVSKAFTPRLVERLRPRVEALVDELLDGVSGDVDLIATLAYPLPVIVISEMLGVPARDRDLFKGWSDSLARGLDPDFLLPEDEIAQRDTAREEFAAYFRELAAERRTRPQDDLLSALVSVSDGGDVLSEEELLATCVLLLVAGHETTVNLIGNGALALLRDPAQLELFRARPENVQAAVEELLRYDPPVQLTLRAALEDVELDGSPVERGRLVLLLTGAANRDPAVFDDPDRLDLTRYTEGRDAPRHLSFGHGIHFCLGAPLARLEGQVALKKLFERDVALTGADGHTGSGHAGDGLVYRDNLVLRGLRDLPVTIRA
- the lysX gene encoding bifunctional lysylphosphatidylglycerol synthetase/lysine--tRNA ligase LysX, translating into MRVRREKLDRLRESGIDPYPVTFPRTATIAEIRAKHPDLEPGTETGEKVGVTGRVMLVRNTGKLCFATIRDGGGDLQVMLSLANVGQEQLDFWKREVDLGDHIGVEGEVITSRRGELSVMADRFAITSKCLRPLPEKHAGLTDPEARVRQRYVDLIVNDEARQMARIRSATVRAVRDFWHEEGYLEVETPMLQPIHGGAAARPFKTHINAYDMDLYLRIAIELYLKRLVVGGIEKVFEINRNFRNEGADSTHNPEFTMLEAYGTYLDYNDMADLTQRMYQKAVVAALGTTVVVHDGVEIDLGLPEWPRITLYGSVSEALGEEITPHTPIEDVRKLADARGITWDPKWGQGKLVQEVFEELIEHTLVQPTFVMDYPVETSPLTRQHRQEPLLTEKWDLIGFGTELGTAYSELVDPVEQRRRLTEQSLLAAGGDPEAMQLDEDFLRALEYAMPPTGGMGAGIDRMIMAFTGKGIRDTILFPLVKPE
- a CDS encoding type III pantothenate kinase encodes the protein MLLTIDVGNTQTVLGLFEGDEVIEHWRINTDPRRTADEIAVVLQGLVQQSPLLAETDISGIALCSTVPSVLHEMREMCRRYYGDVSAVIVEPGVKTGVPVRMDNPKEVGADRIVNALAAVHTHGGPAIVVDFGTATTFDAVSAKGEYVGGAIAPGIEISIDALSSRGAQLHKIELVRPRNVIAKNTVEALQSGIIFGFAGQVDGIVERMSDELAEDPEEVTVIATGGLAPLVLEESRSIDVFEPWLTLIGLRLIYERNTP
- the nadC gene encoding carboxylating nicotinate-nucleotide diphosphorylase; this translates as MTPELSQRLSAAGLDPQVVENLVRTALAEDGEVDVTSMPIFAPDETAAGDLRARESGVVAGVPVACAVFEALDVAYEAKAEDGDRVVPGQVLISVSGQTRAVLRAERTALNLLTHLSGIATATRRWADAMDGTKARVRDTRKTLPGLRALQKYAVHCGGGVNHRMGLHDAALIKDNHIAAAGSVTKAFEAIRAVYPSLHIQVECDTLAQVREALEVGATSILLDNMTDAEMAEAVRLVAGRAELEASGGLTLERARDVAVTGVDYLAVGALTHSARVFDIGLDFS
- a CDS encoding L-aspartate oxidase, which produces MIPSVLHAPAPGWTAEADVVVVGSGIAGLVTALRCRPHGRVLLVTKALLDAGSTRWAQGGIAAALAPDDSPEDHLADTLTAGVGLCDEDAVRALVTEGPDAVRGLIDLGAVFDEAAGGGIALTREGGHHRRRIAHAGGDATGAEISRALLAELKDSGVEVIEHALVLDLLKDAAGRAAGITLHVMGEGQPNGVGAVRARAVVLATGGLGQVFSATTNPEVSTGDGVALALRAGAEVADLEFVQFHPTVLWLGGGATGQQPLISEAVRGEGAHLVDHAGERFMVGRHELAELAPRDVVAKGIMNRMHETGAPCMFLDARHFGAAMWESRFPTILAACRHHGIDPVAEPIPVVPAAHHASGGVRTDLHGRTTVPGLYACGEVACTGVHGANRLASNSLLEGLVFAARIATALHTDLAAALAPAEPAPTADVSAVAAAGYVAAESAPAESAVAVSAAPGATVAASVDGVSGSDLAETTEPALAAGAAFTEAESAGASMAAGSAGAEPVEAGGASGDGWLVGAGVRGEIQRIMTSHVGVLRGAAGLERAVRELDGLTGGDAEPGVAAWEVTNLYTVASAIALAARRREETRGSHWREDFPERADGAWRGHLVTRLTGNALTTTYEPLEGKRS
- the panD gene encoding aspartate 1-decarboxylase; this translates as MIRTMFKSKIHRATVTQADLHYVGSLTIDQDLMDAADLLPGEQVSIVDIDNGARLETYLIAGERGSGVIGINGAAARLVQPGDLVIIISYAQLTDAEAREFVPTVVHVDRSNKIISLGTDPAEPVPGTRTTRGDLVHG
- the panC gene encoding pantoate--beta-alanine ligase encodes the protein MKPVIARTREELVAARARIEGTLAFVPTMGALHEGHLSLMREARRHADRVAVSIFVNPLQFGPGEDFDRYPRTFEADVQACAAEGVDLIFAPTRDVMYPDDPQVTVKSGPMGEVVEGAARPGHFDGMLTVVLKLLNLVRPDAAVFGEKDAQQLAMIRRMVADLNVPVRIVGGPTVREPDGLALSSRNRYLSEPERATALALSRALRAGADAAADGPGAVLGAAGAVLDKAAAADPPLALDYLVLVDPATFAPAPGGGPAVLAVAGRVGATHLIDNVHLQLGKEH
- a CDS encoding Rossmann-like and DUF2520 domain-containing protein, giving the protein MDPNVTPSSGAPGNAPRAGTEAPEDRPARLAVGVVGAGRVGTALGAALSRAGHRVVAAAAVSDRSRSRVEERLPGADVAPPQDVVAAADLVLLTVPDDELPELAVGLVAAGVAVTGKLVMHTSGRYGTAVLDPLTRAGALPLALHPAMTFTGRADDVNRLTGISFGVTSPEPLRPVAEALVLEMGGEPVWITEDARPLYHAALAGGANHLVTLVVESMDLLSRAGVAEPGRMLGPLLGAALDNGLRLGIDGLTGPVARGDAGTVSDHIAELGKVSPESRRAYIALARLTADRALGAGLLKPEDAERLLEALAD